A single genomic interval of Gemmatimonadales bacterium harbors:
- the dnaG gene encoding DNA primase translates to MSIPDDVIEQVRDTADIVSIVGDSVDLKRTGSDYRGPCPFHGGTHRNLAVIPKKGMFYCYVCHEAGDVFSFFMKRFGMDYPTAVREVARKVGIVIPERSERQGPDPNEPLYSAAAVAHDWFARQLRESSEAEGARKYLLDRGIPMEVAAELGLGFAPRRKEFQAAMAELGVKEDDLVTAGLVVRREDGSIGPRFRSRLLFPIHDLRGRVVAFGGRLLGPGEPKYLNSPETPIFHKGRSLYNLHFARNAIRREESALVVEGYFDVLRLVQAGIEHVVAPLGTALTGDQAELLKRYTKTVTLLYDSDPAGLRATFRAGDELLRHDVRARVATLPAGEDPDTLVQKGGAAALQAVLDDAVDVLERKIQILERKGWFEDVEHRREALDRLLPTIRAASNAITRELYLGRVAERSGVSKEVLLTEVEAMREPRVHAPPSERHPAPSPRVPARRVSRMGGVAEVELLRVLVASDEYRARAAHEVRREWFEVPVHQELFDALTAEPQLPAADLAGRLTPPAMVLWSELREAGGTLTDLVLDDHYASASEALEFRPHWREYQKLTDPGEKLTRKKELDAKYARALRKAMQWQNPRPRTPQ, encoded by the coding sequence GTGAGTATCCCCGACGACGTGATCGAACAGGTGCGCGACACCGCGGATATCGTGTCCATTGTGGGCGACTCGGTGGACCTCAAGCGGACCGGGTCGGACTACCGCGGTCCCTGTCCCTTTCACGGCGGGACGCACCGCAACCTGGCGGTCATCCCGAAGAAGGGGATGTTCTACTGCTACGTCTGCCACGAGGCCGGGGATGTCTTCAGCTTCTTCATGAAGCGCTTCGGGATGGATTACCCGACGGCGGTGCGCGAAGTGGCGCGCAAGGTCGGCATCGTGATTCCCGAGCGGAGCGAGCGGCAGGGACCCGATCCGAACGAGCCGCTCTACTCCGCCGCCGCCGTGGCGCACGACTGGTTTGCGCGGCAGCTGCGCGAGTCGTCGGAGGCCGAGGGGGCGCGCAAGTATCTCCTGGATCGTGGCATTCCGATGGAGGTGGCGGCGGAGCTCGGCTTGGGATTCGCCCCGCGCCGCAAGGAGTTCCAGGCGGCCATGGCCGAACTCGGCGTGAAGGAAGACGACCTCGTTACCGCCGGGCTGGTGGTCCGGCGCGAGGACGGCAGCATCGGCCCGCGCTTCCGCAGCCGGCTCCTCTTTCCGATTCACGACCTGCGCGGCCGCGTGGTGGCGTTCGGCGGCCGCCTGCTGGGCCCCGGCGAGCCCAAGTACCTGAACTCGCCGGAGACGCCGATTTTTCACAAGGGCCGGTCGCTCTACAACCTGCACTTCGCCCGGAACGCCATTCGCCGCGAGGAGAGCGCGCTCGTCGTCGAGGGCTACTTCGACGTGCTGCGGCTGGTCCAGGCCGGCATCGAGCATGTCGTGGCGCCGCTCGGCACCGCGCTCACGGGCGACCAGGCGGAACTGCTCAAGCGCTACACGAAGACCGTGACCCTGCTGTACGACAGCGACCCCGCCGGGCTCCGCGCCACCTTCCGCGCCGGCGACGAGCTGCTGCGGCACGACGTCCGGGCCCGCGTGGCGACCCTGCCGGCCGGCGAGGATCCGGACACCCTCGTGCAGAAGGGCGGGGCGGCGGCGCTGCAGGCGGTCCTCGACGATGCCGTCGATGTGCTCGAGCGGAAGATCCAGATCCTGGAGCGCAAGGGCTGGTTCGAGGACGTGGAGCACCGGCGGGAGGCGCTTGACCGCCTGTTGCCGACCATTCGGGCGGCGAGCAACGCCATCACCCGCGAGCTCTATCTCGGCCGGGTGGCTGAGCGCTCGGGGGTCAGCAAGGAGGTGCTGCTCACCGAGGTCGAGGCGATGCGTGAACCCCGGGTCCATGCCCCGCCGTCGGAACGCCACCCTGCGCCCAGCCCGCGGGTGCCTGCGAGGCGGGTCAGCCGGATGGGTGGTGTGGCCGAGGTCGAGCTCCTCCGCGTGCTGGTGGCGAGCGACGAATACCGCGCCCGGGCCGCGCACGAAGTGCGGCGCGAGTGGTTCGAGGTACCGGTCCACCAGGAGCTGTTCGACGCCCTCACCGCGGAGCCCCAGCTGCCGGCGGCCGACCTCGCGGGACGGCTCACGCCACCCGCGATGGTGTTGTGGAGCGAGTTGCGCGAGGCCGGCGGCACCCTGACGGACCTGGTGCTGGATGATCACTACGCCAGCGCCTCGGAGGCGCTGGAGTTCCGCCCGCACTGGCGCGAGTACCAGAAGTTGACCGACCCGGGCGAGAAGTTGACCCGGAAGAAGGAACTCGACGCGAAATACGCCCGTGCCCTGCGCAAGGCGATGCAATGGCAAAACCCACGGCCGCGGACGCCGCAGTAA